The nucleotide sequence ACCAAAGGCAAATGTCAAATCAGAATTAGGATGATAAAAGAATACCCCATCCAAAATCACATTTCCACTGTTTCCCACAGCTACCGTACCTATATCTCTTGCCGAAAAACCAAGCTCTACTTTGTAACCAAACTTAGGATCAACCACAAAACCATCTAGTTTCAATCGCATTCTTCTAATTTCACCTTCAGCCACTCCCGACTTCCCTTCTTCTTTTCCGAATCCAATTCTACTTTGAACTCTAAACCCAATATTCATTTGAAACAAACTATCAGCGGCTGTAAAACCTAGTTTCTTTCCTGACATATAATAGTTTTCTAAAATTGACTTTGCTGGTACGGTTTTCTTCACTTCTTGTGCCATTGTAATTAAAGAAAACAATAGCGAAATACTCAATAAAAATTTTTTCATTTTAACAATTAGTTATCATTGTGTTATTACGATGCAAAACTAATGTTAATAAAAAAGGACGATATTAAATTAACGTTACCATAATGAAAACAAAAAGTAATCTAACCCAAAAAGCAAAAATAAAAAATAGTTAACCCCTTTATTTACAGGTAATTACAGGCTATTCAGCAAAATCATATGAAAGATAAAATCAACCTGATAATTATTATTTTTATAGGTTTTTTTGTTCATAATGAGTCGATTACTCTCCCGAAAATTAATTTTGCAACTAAATATTATATACTAAAAACAATACTTTAACACAAAAAAAAGCTTCTTAAATCTGTTACAGACTTAAGAAGCTTTAAATAAGATTAACTTAAATAGATACTAGAAATTAATTTGAAGTTGTAACCTTAATAAGTTTCCAGTTTGATCATTAATAGGTTTAATTGCATCTTCATATCTTCTATTAGAAATAGTATAGTCAGCTACTAATTCAACATTTTTATACGGCTGCCATTCTACACCAATTTCTAAATCATTTACTGAATAACTTCTAGCATCCAATTCTTGTTTTTTTCCACCTCTATACATTTGATACTTAACAAAAGGAAGAATCACTTGTTGCTCTGCTTTCAAATTATAGAAAGCCTGTACATATCCACCATGTAATTTTTTTTGCTCAATTGTATTATTAGTTTTGTTATACTCAGGACCTGTTCCAATATTATACTCAGCTTGCAATCCAAAAGGTTTTGGGTACAATACTATACTTGCCGCAGCACGTTGGTCTAAATATTCACCATTAGGTTTGGTAATTACATTTTTACTAGTACTGATAGACTGCACAACATATTTACCAGTATACCCTTGAATTCCCGCCTCAAATACCTGTCCGTTTTTAAATTCAAAAGGATAAGAAACACGACCTACAATGTGTTGGTTATTATTAGCTTCGGCTCTATTTGCCGTTTGACCATTGTAAACACCAAGACCTACCACACCATAATCCCCTGAACCTTTAAGTCCGTCGCTAACTAATTTAGAGAATAATTCTCTTTTCCCTTTAGGCGCCCAATAAAACATCACCCCTAAATCACGCTCGTTTGCAACAGCACTATTCAATGCATCATTACGATCTAAGGCCAAACGATTTTGACTTGACTGCATATTTTCAAATCCGTAAGGCACTTTACTTTGCCCTACTCTAAATCTAAATTCTTTTTTACTATCTAAAGATATATCAGCATAAGCATCTCTAATTTGCAAAAAGTTATTACTTGTCGTTGAAGCTGAAGAAGCAAAATCAGGTTGTATGTATATGTACACACGATCATGTACATTACCCGAAAATACTAAACGTCCTCTTCGAATAAAAAAACTATTGTTTCCTCCCCAAGATTTATCACATTGCTCACAACCTAAATCAGAATTAGTTTCTAATAGTTTATTATATCTCACTTGCATATACCCACGTAAACTAATAGTTTCAAACCATTTTTTAGTCGCTGGAGTTACCTCTTTTTTAACTTCAGTGGTTGTTTGTGCATTAGTAATAGTCACTAACACCAAGAGAGCGATTACTATAAAAATATTTTTTTTCATTGTTAAATCAATTAGCCCCTCATTTTAATTTATAAGCATTACCTTATTTTTTTAATGGTGGTTTTTAAATTATTATTATTTTGTTATTTTTTTGCAAACATATGACAAGGACAGGTTGCTAATGTTAACTTAATATTAAGATTAGGTTATCTAAAAAACCGATATAATCGCAAGAAAAAACACTCATTTTCACAACTTAACAAATAAAAAAAATGCGACTCAGAATAGACTGAGTCGCATTTTTACTGCTACTTTTAATAAATTATAATGGGGATTTACACCCTTACTTTATTCTCTTTCTTTTTATACATCTTTTCAAGTGTGAACGAAAATTCAGAGCCAACCCCTACTTCACTTTCAACATATATTTTCTCTTTATGCGCTTCAACAATGTGTTTTACTATTGCCAATCCTAATCCCGAACCACCTTCTTCTCTAGAACCACTTTTATTTACTCTATAAAAACGCTCAAAAAGTCGAGGCAAATGATGCTTTGCAATTCCACCACCATCATCACTTATTCGAACCAAAACTTTTTTCTTAGTTAAATTCACAACCGAAACCTCAGTAGAACCATTCTCTTTTCCATACTTAATAGAATTGACAATTAGATTCTCAATAACTTGTTGTATTCTGTCTTTATCTCCCACAACATAGTTTGGCAAACTTGGTCTACTTTCAAAACTTAAAGAAATATTCTTCTTATCGGCTTTAATCTCCAGTAGGTCAAAAACGTTTTGAATTAACTCATAAATATCAAATTCTGAATATTCCAGATTCAAATCTCCAGCTTCTAATTTAGTAATCATATCTAAATCTTCCACGATATAAATTAATCGCTCAACCCCTTTTTCGGCACGTTTTAAATACTTTTTTCGAATCAATTTATCCTCCATTGCACCATCTAAAAGTGTAGAAATATAACCTTGAACAGTAAATAAAGGAGTCTTTAATTCATGAGAAACATTCCCTAAAAACTCTCTGCGATATTCCTCACGAACCTGAAGCAATTCGATTTCAAGTTTTTTATCTGTAGCAAACTTTTTGATCTCTCTAGATAAAGTTTCCATATCAGTAGTTATAGGCTGATTGATCAAAGTACTTGCTTCTAATAAAGATACATCATCGTAGATTTTTTTGACACGTCGATATATAAATCGCTCTACACGATACTGCAAAACTAAAAATGAAAATATAAATAGAATAAAACTAAATATCACCCCCAAAGTAACCAACTTTGACACTGCTGGTTGATACATGATTGCCACTAACAGAATAACAAAGCCTGTAGAAAACATGCTGATGTAAAAAGACGACTTTACAGCAAACTTATATGTTTTTTTAAAACTAATTTTCATTTTCTAACACCACTGTTATATTCATAAGGAAGAGCAACACAATTCTTTCACGTATAAAAGTAAGCAATCTAGCTAAACTTCAAATTTATAACCTACTCCTTTTATTGTTTTGAATAATTCTTCACCTATTTTCTCTCTAAGCTTACGAATATGCACATCAATAGTTCGTCCACCTACAACGACTTCATTACCCCAAACCTTATCGAGTATCTCATCTCTTTTAAAAACCTTACCAGGCTTAGAAGCTAACAGATAGAATAACTCAAATTCTTTTCTTGGCAAAGCAATCTCAAGACCGTCCATTACAATTTTATATTCTTCACGGTTAATTTCGATACCTCCTACATTAAGTGTTTCGCTATCCTGTTCAGCCTCTACAAGTCTTCGCAACAAAGCTTTTACTTTACTAACTAATAATTTTGGCTTGATAGGTTTCGTTATATAATCATCAGCACCAACATCAAAACCAGCAACCTGTGAATAATCTTCACTTCTAGCCGTTAAAAAAGTAATAATCACATTACTTAGTTCGGGAATTTTTCGAATATTCTCGCAAGCCTCCATGCCATCCATTTCAGGCATCATGACGTCCATAATAATTAAATCTGGCAGTTCTTTCTTAGCTTTTGCAATGGCTTCTTTCCCGTTACTGGCAGTAACAATTTGGTACCCTTCTTGAGAAAGATTATAGCCTACAATCTCTAAAATATCTGGTTCATCATCAACCAATAAAATCTTTGTGTTTTTCTTTTTCATAAAATAGCAAAATAAGGTTAAATCATTGGTATTTGTTGGTTTTTTAAAGCCAATGATTACAATTGCGATTGTAAATATAACAATAAAATAATCGTGGTAAAGACGGATTTACGCTAATTTAATATGATAACCTTTTGTTAATATTTAACGAACGTAATCGTAACAACTGATTAACTTCAACTTTACAATAAGCCCGTTACTTTGCAAAAAATTTAATAAAACTATGAAACTTAAATTATTCATTTTAACATTTTTCATCTGTACACTTTCATTCGCACAAAGCAAAGGCACCATTACTGGAGTACTTACTGATAAAGAGTCAAACAATGAAACTTTACCTTTTGCAAACGTAGTTCTAAAAGGAACAAAAGCAAATACAACTACAGATATAGACGGTAAATACACTTTATCTGTTTTACCTGGAAACTATATTATTCAATTTAGCTTTGTAGGGTACGAACCTTTAGAGGTCCCTGTAACAGTAGTTGCAGATAAAACAATAATTATCAATAAAGCACTTTCAGCTGGCGGATATAAACTAGAAGATGTTATTATTACCACTAAAGTAAATAGAGAAAAAGAAACAGCTCTACTATTAAATCAAAAAAATGCCGTTGAAATCAAACAATCTATTGGAGCACAGGAATTATCTCGAAAAGGGGTTAGTGACGTCGCATCAGCAGTAACTAAAGTAAGTGGAGTAACAAAACAAGAAGGCTCAGGAAGTGTTTTTGTTAGAGGACTAGGAGATCGCTATAATGTAACAACCTTAAATGGATTGCCATTACCATCTAACAACCCAAAAAATAAAAACATCCTTTTAGATATATTCTCAACAGATATTGTTGAATCCGTAGGAATTAGTAAAACATTTGAATCTCAAAATTATGCTGACTTTGGAGGAGCTAATGTTGATATTATATCTAAAAAAATGAATGGAGCTTCATTTATACAAGTTGGTGTAGGAGTTGGATCAAATACTAATGTAGCAAAACTAGACAACTTCTACTTACAAGATGGACCTTCCTACCTTGGTTTCAACAAAATATCTGCTCCAAACAATCCTTTGTTACCATATAATTTTAGTACTAGCTGGGATAGAAAAGAACGAAAAAACACTTTAAACAATAGCCTTTCTTTATCAGCAGGAAAAAAATTTAACGTAGGTGAAAATGGTAGTATTGGTACTTTCATAACTGCCGGATTTGATGCTGATAACAAATATAACGAAGGTATTTACAGAACAACAATCACGGCTCAAGGTGCTGCCAATACTGATTACTTTAGAAAAACATTTGAATACAACACCAACTCAACTGTGATGGGAACCGCTGATTATAAAATCAACAATAACAACTCAATCCTTTACACTTCTTTATTTTTAAACTCAACTTCACAAGATTACAGTGAATACGAAGGATTCAACATTGAATTCCCAGGATTAGACCAAATTGGTTTTATTAAACGTGGTACTTTTAACAAAACACAGTTAATTGTAAATCAATTATTAGGAAAACACAAATACAACGAAAAATTCAATACAAACTGGGCGTTAGGCTATACAATCCTTGACAACACTATTCCTGACCGTATGCAAAACACTTTTGTTCCCTCAAGTGACGGATCTACGGATTATACTTTCTTCAAAAACTCAAGTATAAACAACCACCGTTATTTTCAAAGCTTGAAAGAAAAAGAATGGTCAGCAAACGTTTCAGGAACGTACAACTTCTCTAAAACAACTGATGATTCATTTAAAGGAAAAGCCACATTAGGTTATTCAGGCAAATTGAAAGATGTTAATTTTAATTCTCAACAATACTCCTTTTTTCCAGTGACAAATAAAACTCTTTTCACAAAAGAGGGATTCAATAATACTGATTTATACTTGAATGCGAGTAATTTTGACTTTACAAGCGGAGATAGTTCAAGTAAATTAACTCAATTTTACAATGGACACTTGAATATTCATGCTCTTTACGGAAATGTACAATATGATTTCACCGAAAAACTTTCTATCATCTTAGGAGGTCGATTTGAACAAATTGAACAATATGTATACTACGTAAGTCTAGATGCACCTGACGGAACAGGAAGCACTTATTCACCAGTAAAGTTTCTACCAAGTATCATTGCTAAGTATAAGTTAAATGACAAACAAAATTTAAAATTTGCAGCAAGTAATACCTATACTTTACCTCAATTTAAAGAAAAAGTAAAAATCCTGTTTCAAGAAGTAGGACAAAGTTATGAAGGTAACGATAAGCTGTATGCCTCTACTAATTACAATGCCGATTTAAGCTGGGAATTATACCCTAGTAATGACGAAATTCTTTCGGTAACAGCTTTTGGAAAATTAATACAAAATCCAATTAACGAAATGTTCACTAACTCTTCTTCAGGTAACATTACTTGGGCAAATACAGGAGAGAAAGCCGTAGTAGCTGGAATTGAATTAGAATTTAGAAAGAATATTTTTGAAAACATTGATGCTAATAATTTAAAACAAAAATTAGCTTTTGGCTTTAACGGTTCTTACATGTACCAAAATATGGATCTAAGCAATGACAAAGTATTAAAAGAAAATGGTTTTGGTGCTAACTTCACTTATAAAAACTCAAATCTTTCAGGTGCAGCTGATTTCTTAGTGAATACCGACATATCGTACACTAAAGAATTTAAAAACGACAAAGATCTTACTGCAACTTTAACCTATGCATATGTTTCAGACAAACTAGCCGTAATAGGTACATCCGAAAGAGGAAACCTGATCGATAAATCAATTGGAAGATTAGACTTTATTATAAAATCTAATCTGACTAAAAAACTAAATCTAGGTTTGTCATATAAAAACATATTAAATCCAGTTTACAAAAGATTTACAGACCAAAGCCAAGCTCCAGTAATAAAAACAGCTGATGTACTAGCTAGCTCTTACAAAATAGGTTCAAACTTAAGTTTATCTTTAAAATACAAATTCTAATAACGTCATAAAATAACAAGTACAAAAATGGGGAGTTGATAATCAACTCCCCATTTTTTTATGCCTTAAAAACAGGTGTAAATTTAACGTTAATGAAAAATTTTAAAAAACTGAAATCCTTAACAGCAAAGTAATAATCGCTTAACCTCATAAAAACTATAACTATGTTTCTTTGTGGTGTTAAAAAACATAAACAAAATTAAAGAAAAAATGAAAAAATCAATTTTAGCAATTTTAACGGTAGCAACCATTGCATTTACAAGCTGTACTAGTGATAATAATACAGAAACAACTTCTTCAACTGCTTTTGATTTAAAAGTGAATGATTTAAAAGGTGAGATTACAAACAAAGAAACTGTAACTTTAGACGGTACAAAAACCTACACATTAACAGGTGGATTAATCGTTAGATCTGGAGCTTCATTAGTAATTCCTGCTGGAACAATAATTAAATCTGACCCAACAGCTGACACTGAAAAAGCTAAAACTTTATTTATTGCTGTAGAAAGAGGTGCAAAAATCTTCATCAACGGTACAGCTGCTAAACCTGTAGTAATGACATCAGGAAAAGATGTACCTACTGAAGGAAACTGGGGTGGTTTAATTATCTGTGGAGATGCAAAAGTAAACACTGGTGACAATGGAACATCTGAAGTAGGTGGATTATTGTACGGAGGAAACAATAACGATGATTCATCTGGGAAAATCAACTATTTGAAGATTTCTTACACTGGATCTAAATTTAGTGACAGTAAAGAATACAACGGTGTTTCTTTCTTTGGAGTAGGTAGAGGAACTGAAGTATCTAACATCTATACTTTTGAAAGTGGTGATGATGCAGTAGAGTTCTTTGGTGGTGCAGTAAATGCTTCTAATTTAGTACTTGTAAATTCTTATGATGATTCATTGGATTTCGCTGATGGATACATCGGAACAATTACAAATGTTTACATCAATGGTGTATCTTATGGAGGAGTTGAAGGATCTAACAATGGTCAAAACGATATCGCTTTACCAATGACTGATGCTAAAATCTCTAACATCTCAATTGTAAAAGGATCAGCTGCTAAATTTACAGCTTCTGAAAAAGCAATCAACTTTAAAGAAGGTGGTGGAAAACAAACTTACACAAACTTATTTGTTGACGGGATTCCAGTATTTGCTAAATTAGACACAAATTCAGGAGCTACAGCTAGAATTGCTGCAGGAGATTTCAAAGTAAACGGAGTAAACTTTGTTACTGCAAACAATACTACTGCTGCTTATGTAACTAATCAAACTGGAGCTGGAAACGGTGCTACTCTACCTACTTGGGCAGACTGGACAAAATAATTCCTAATAAAAACAGATTACAAAAACCTCTCGAAATCGAGAGGTTTTTTTGTTTATAACAATTTTTTTTCTACATTTACCTAGTACAAATAGATGCGATGGCAAAAAACTACTTTTATATTATTCTCTTAATGGCGTTTCTTGGTTCCTTTAGCGTAAAAGCTCAGGATTCAAAACAATTGCCAAAAACTCAAGAAAGCTCCACTATTGAGGGCTTAAACTTGTACCCAAACCCTGTGAATAGTGGCAAAGTATCTATTTCAACTAAAAATGACTCTAATAAAGAAATCATCATTTTTGATTTACTTGGAAAAAAAATACTACAAACTCAACTTAGCGGAAGAGAGCTAAATGTTTCAAGTTTATCACCTGGAGTTTATATTATCAAAATAATTGAAGATAGTGCTTCAGCCACAAGAAAATTAATAGTACGATAATAATTACTAAAAATATATTAAAAAATGCTCCAACTTATTCTTGGAGCTTTTTTATTTCAATTTAGTATTTTTGCATAAAAAACTTGATTACAACTACTGATATATTTACGATTTCTTCTCAAAAGCAATTTGAAAAAATCGCTTTAAAAACCTTTCGTTATCAATACGAAAACAATCAAGTATATCAAGAATTTTGTAAACATTTAAAAACCGATGTTCAAAAAGTAAAATCACTACAACAAATTCCGTTTTTACCTATTCAGTTTTTCAAAAGTCACGAAGTTGTAAGTAATACTAATCCTATTGAAACTACTTTCACTAGTAGCGGAACTACTGGAATGATTACCAGTAAGCATCTTGTTACCGATGTATCCATTTACGAAGAGAGTTACCAAAAAGCATTTTCTGAATTTTATGGCAATATCGAAGACTATGTCATACTAGCATTACTTCCTTCTTACTTAGAACGCGAAGGCTCGTCATTAATACACATGGTTGATGATTTGATTCAGCGCAGCAATCGTCCTGAAAGTGGGTTTTACCTACACAATCATGACGAATTGATCAAAAACCTAATTACACTTGACGAATCGGGACAAAATGTAATTCTGATTGGAGTAACGTACGCCCTACTCGATTTAATTGAGAAACACCAATTCAAACTTCAAAACACCATCATCATGGAAACTGGAGGTATGAAAGGCAAACGCAAAGAAATGATTCGAGAAGAATTACACCAACAACTTTGCGAAGGTTTTGGAGTAAATGCCATCCATTCTGAGTACGGTATGACAGAACTACTTTCACAAGCTTATTCTCTTGGAAACGGCATATTTGAATGTCCCGCTTGGATGCAAATCCTTGTTCGCGATACTGAGGATGCCCTTTCCTATATTAAAACTGGCAAAACTGGCGGAATCAATGTTATTGACTTAGCCAACATCAATTCCTGCGCCTTTATCGCCACCCAAGATTTAGGCAAAAAATACCCTAATAACTCGTTCGAGGTATTGGGCCGTTTTGACAATAGCGATATAAGAGGTTGTAATTTGATGGTGATTTAAATACTCGGAAAATAATATTTTTAAAATACAAGAATCTATCTAAGACAAATAAAATTAGAGTAATTAATTTTCTCAATAATCAAATTTGTGAAAATTCGTGAAATCCGTGTTTAACTTTTTTTTAATTATTATTTGCACTACCCTTTTTTGAAGCTCCATTTTTTTAGATTATATTTGAGGTCATTAAATAATTTATACAATGAATTTTAAATCAAGAAACCCGTTTTTAAACAATAAATCTTTTTCGGCCACCACAAGAGCTGAACAAGTACACAATGCTACAGTTATTGATTACGACCAACAAATGAGCATTTCTGGGACTATCAATAAAACTGCATTATTATTTTTATTATTAACTGCTTCAGCTATGGTGATCTGGTGGATGGCATTCAACGGAATGAACCCTCTTTTACCAGCAATTGGCGGCGCTATTATTGGACTGGTTCTAGTAGTTATTGCAGCGTTCAAACCTCAATACTCTGGTTATTTAGCTCCTGGATACGCCTTATTTGAAGGTTTATTTATCGGTGGAATATCCGCTATTTTTGAAGCGCAATATCCAGGCATTGTCATTCAAGCCGTTGGAGCTACATTTGCCACTTTCTTAGTTTGTTTAGGCTTATACAAATACAAAATTGTAAAAGTAACTGAGCAATTCAAGTCGGTTGTTTTAGCGGCAACTTTTGCTATTGCCACTTACTACCTTATCTCTTGGTTGGTTTCTATGTTTACCAGC is from Flavobacterium sp. NG2 and encodes:
- a CDS encoding porin, which encodes MKKNIFIVIALLVLVTITNAQTTTEVKKEVTPATKKWFETISLRGYMQVRYNKLLETNSDLGCEQCDKSWGGNNSFFIRRGRLVFSGNVHDRVYIYIQPDFASSASTTSNNFLQIRDAYADISLDSKKEFRFRVGQSKVPYGFENMQSSQNRLALDRNDALNSAVANERDLGVMFYWAPKGKRELFSKLVSDGLKGSGDYGVVGLGVYNGQTANRAEANNNQHIVGRVSYPFEFKNGQVFEAGIQGYTGKYVVQSISTSKNVITKPNGEYLDQRAAASIVLYPKPFGLQAEYNIGTGPEYNKTNNTIEQKKLHGGYVQAFYNLKAEQQVILPFVKYQMYRGGKKQELDARSYSVNDLEIGVEWQPYKNVELVADYTISNRRYEDAIKPINDQTGNLLRLQLQINF
- a CDS encoding sensor histidine kinase, which translates into the protein MKISFKKTYKFAVKSSFYISMFSTGFVILLVAIMYQPAVSKLVTLGVIFSFILFIFSFLVLQYRVERFIYRRVKKIYDDVSLLEASTLINQPITTDMETLSREIKKFATDKKLEIELLQVREEYRREFLGNVSHELKTPLFTVQGYISTLLDGAMEDKLIRKKYLKRAEKGVERLIYIVEDLDMITKLEAGDLNLEYSEFDIYELIQNVFDLLEIKADKKNISLSFESRPSLPNYVVGDKDRIQQVIENLIVNSIKYGKENGSTEVSVVNLTKKKVLVRISDDGGGIAKHHLPRLFERFYRVNKSGSREEGGSGLGLAIVKHIVEAHKEKIYVESEVGVGSEFSFTLEKMYKKKENKVRV
- a CDS encoding response regulator transcription factor; translation: MKKKNTKILLVDDEPDILEIVGYNLSQEGYQIVTASNGKEAIAKAKKELPDLIIMDVMMPEMDGMEACENIRKIPELSNVIITFLTARSEDYSQVAGFDVGADDYITKPIKPKLLVSKVKALLRRLVEAEQDSETLNVGGIEINREEYKIVMDGLEIALPRKEFELFYLLASKPGKVFKRDEILDKVWGNEVVVGGRTIDVHIRKLREKIGEELFKTIKGVGYKFEV
- a CDS encoding TonB-dependent receptor: MKLKLFILTFFICTLSFAQSKGTITGVLTDKESNNETLPFANVVLKGTKANTTTDIDGKYTLSVLPGNYIIQFSFVGYEPLEVPVTVVADKTIIINKALSAGGYKLEDVIITTKVNREKETALLLNQKNAVEIKQSIGAQELSRKGVSDVASAVTKVSGVTKQEGSGSVFVRGLGDRYNVTTLNGLPLPSNNPKNKNILLDIFSTDIVESVGISKTFESQNYADFGGANVDIISKKMNGASFIQVGVGVGSNTNVAKLDNFYLQDGPSYLGFNKISAPNNPLLPYNFSTSWDRKERKNTLNNSLSLSAGKKFNVGENGSIGTFITAGFDADNKYNEGIYRTTITAQGAANTDYFRKTFEYNTNSTVMGTADYKINNNNSILYTSLFLNSTSQDYSEYEGFNIEFPGLDQIGFIKRGTFNKTQLIVNQLLGKHKYNEKFNTNWALGYTILDNTIPDRMQNTFVPSSDGSTDYTFFKNSSINNHRYFQSLKEKEWSANVSGTYNFSKTTDDSFKGKATLGYSGKLKDVNFNSQQYSFFPVTNKTLFTKEGFNNTDLYLNASNFDFTSGDSSSKLTQFYNGHLNIHALYGNVQYDFTEKLSIILGGRFEQIEQYVYYVSLDAPDGTGSTYSPVKFLPSIIAKYKLNDKQNLKFAASNTYTLPQFKEKVKILFQEVGQSYEGNDKLYASTNYNADLSWELYPSNDEILSVTAFGKLIQNPINEMFTNSSSGNITWANTGEKAVVAGIELEFRKNIFENIDANNLKQKLAFGFNGSYMYQNMDLSNDKVLKENGFGANFTYKNSNLSGAADFLVNTDISYTKEFKNDKDLTATLTYAYVSDKLAVIGTSERGNLIDKSIGRLDFIIKSNLTKKLNLGLSYKNILNPVYKRFTDQSQAPVIKTADVLASSYKIGSNLSLSLKYKF
- a CDS encoding T9SS type A sorting domain-containing protein produces the protein MAKNYFYIILLMAFLGSFSVKAQDSKQLPKTQESSTIEGLNLYPNPVNSGKVSISTKNDSNKEIIIFDLLGKKILQTQLSGRELNVSSLSPGVYIIKIIEDSASATRKLIVR
- a CDS encoding acyl transferase: MITTTDIFTISSQKQFEKIALKTFRYQYENNQVYQEFCKHLKTDVQKVKSLQQIPFLPIQFFKSHEVVSNTNPIETTFTSSGTTGMITSKHLVTDVSIYEESYQKAFSEFYGNIEDYVILALLPSYLEREGSSLIHMVDDLIQRSNRPESGFYLHNHDELIKNLITLDESGQNVILIGVTYALLDLIEKHQFKLQNTIIMETGGMKGKRKEMIREELHQQLCEGFGVNAIHSEYGMTELLSQAYSLGNGIFECPAWMQILVRDTEDALSYIKTGKTGGINVIDLANINSCAFIATQDLGKKYPNNSFEVLGRFDNSDIRGCNLMVI
- a CDS encoding Bax inhibitor-1/YccA family protein, whose translation is MNFKSRNPFLNNKSFSATTRAEQVHNATVIDYDQQMSISGTINKTALLFLLLTASAMVIWWMAFNGMNPLLPAIGGAIIGLVLVVIAAFKPQYSGYLAPGYALFEGLFIGGISAIFEAQYPGIVIQAVGATFATFLVCLGLYKYKIVKVTEQFKSVVLAATFAIATYYLISWLVSMFTSFQPVHYGNSMMSIGISVFVIIIAALNIFLDFDRIEKGVQEKMPKYMEWFGAMGLMITLVWLYIEFLRLLSKLSSKD